The Sporosarcina sp. Marseille-Q4943 genome includes the window CGCCATTAGCAGAGGTGAGCCTATGCCTAATACTGACTTCATTAAAAAACCACTACCAGTTTGAAAGCCCCAGTATGACACGGCAACTAGGCCACTCATTTCTAACATAAAGCGAAGCGCCAAGTTTACTTTCATTCCCATTCCCCTTCTTGTTCGTCGTAACTTTACTATACGTACTATTCAAGGAATCGGTTCAATTTACTATATGTAGTCGTTTTCCAGACAAATAAAGGGGTATTGATATGGAAGCAAGAGGCTATTGGGATATTGGTTGGCTCTGTTATGCATATTGGTAGCGTGCCAGCGCGTACTATAAGCGACATGGAAACGTTCTAACAACATAAAGGAGGAACGATCAGATGCCTAGTGGAACACACACGACAGAATTGGATATCCCCATTGAAAAGGTGTGGGATTTCGTCAGTGATATGAACAGGTGGGCACCACTCGTCCCGGGATATATCGAGCATGACATTCTAAGTGACACGCGATCGACGTGGACGTTTAAAGGTGATCTCGGCGTCATGCAAAAGACAGTGAAGTTGCAAATTGACATCACTAAATGGAAGGAACCGACGCTAGTCACATTCGATTTAACCGGGTTGTATGAGAACTTTTCGGGCAATGGGTATTTTAAAGCGGAATCCATCTCACGTTTCAAAACCGAAATGCACGGGAATTTGGACATCTCAGCAAGAGGGTTGAAGGGACCGGTGATCAATACCATTTTAAAATCATTCGTCCCGAAGACGGCGGAGAATTTGACGGAAGCGATTGCAGAGGAAATTACGAGTGTTGAATTGAAAAGAGTATAAACCGAAGTAACCACCCTGCTACTTTAACCATAGCAATACGTGGTTACTTTTTTATTTACAGAATAATAGTATAGTTTAAGTGGAATGTTAAATTTTGTATTGGTTAGCAGGCACTATCTGCTAATAGAAAGGACATGTGATGATGAACAAAATAAAGTTGGTTTTTCATATACTCATCTCTTTCATAGGTTTCACCAGTGTTGTCTTACATAT containing:
- a CDS encoding CoxG family protein; the encoded protein is MPSGTHTTELDIPIEKVWDFVSDMNRWAPLVPGYIEHDILSDTRSTWTFKGDLGVMQKTVKLQIDITKWKEPTLVTFDLTGLYENFSGNGYFKAESISRFKTEMHGNLDISARGLKGPVINTILKSFVPKTAENLTEAIAEEITSVELKRV